A region of the Vibrio rumoiensis genome:
AAGTAAAACGTCCGAGATACGAGTAACGAAATTGCTTTCGGCTCTCGAGCGAAGCGTCCTCGCCCCTCGATTCTCTCTGTTACTGGAAGTCTTGAATATTCCAGTTACCGATGTCTTTTTGCGAACCGTCATCGCCACCTTCTTGACCATCAGAGCCAAGAGTAAAGATATCTACTGTGCCGTGATCACCTGGGCTTAAATATTGGTAATCACCACCCCATGGGTCGTTAGGTAGACGTTTAATGTAACCACCTTCACGATAATTGCGTGGCTCAGGGCTACCGGTTGGTTTACTCACCAACGCATCCAAGCCTTGGTCGGTAGTTGGGTAAACACTGTTATCGAGCTTGTACATATCCAGCGCATTTTCTAGCGCCACAATATCCGTCACCGCTTTTTGTTGATCGGCTTTCTCTTTGTTACCCAATAAATTCGGGACAACGAAGCTAGCTAGAATCCCCAAAATAACCACCACTACCATCACTTCAAGCAAAGTGAAGCCAGATTGCTTCTTAGTCGATAAATTTAATTTTTTACTCATTGTGACTCCTAAAAAAATATCAATTTTGTGTTTCGTGGATCGAATAAAAGTTCCTGGTTTCTAGTTCCTAGTCCCTAGAAAAAGCGGACCGTGATCGTTATTGCTTCTACAACAAACAGACAGAACCCGATAATCTTTTCGTCTCCCGAGCGCAGCATCCCCGAACCTCGGGGCAATTCGCTACCTAAACTAAGACCTAAACAGAGCAAACAGTAGTCGTTACTGCTTTTACACCAAACTGGCAACACCCCATAATCTTTTCGTCTCCCGAGCGCAGCGTCCCCGAACCTCGGGGCAATTCTCTACCTAGAAACTAGGGACTAGAAACCAGGAACCGTTCTTTACTTTACTGCGTCACCAAATTATTCAATTCCAATATCGGCATTAAGGTTGCAGTAACAATAAACAATACAATTCCAGCCATGGCGACGATCAGTAATGGCTCAAAAACACCAAGAGCCATATTCACCAAAGACTCAAAATCTCGGTCTTGGTTATCGGCCGCGCGAATCAACATCGGCTCAAGTTCACCACTTTGCTCACCACTGGCGATCATG
Encoded here:
- the gspG gene encoding type II secretion system major pseudopilin GspG, whose protein sequence is MSKKLNLSTKKQSGFTLLEVMVVVVILGILASFVVPNLLGNKEKADQQKAVTDIVALENALDMYKLDNSVYPTTDQGLDALVSKPTGSPEPRNYREGGYIKRLPNDPWGGDYQYLSPGDHGTVDIFTLGSDGQEGGDDGSQKDIGNWNIQDFQ